Part of the Paenibacillus sp. JNUCC32 genome is shown below.
CTCCCCTAGCAGGCAGGAGCCGTCTCGATCCAAATTGACGATAACCTGCTGCAGGTGGCCCGTGATATCCGAAAGCTGTTCCTTTAATTTGCGTTTCAGCGGCGTAAAATTGCAGTCTTGATTGTGCATCCGATGTCTTCCTCCTTATCATTGGTATCATTACCATTCGGGGATGGCGATATTCCGTAATTCGGCTTGCTTTTATCCAGTAAACGTCGGGAAAACCGATTTATCAGGAAAACTGATAAATGCTATAAGAACATTGTAATTGACCGGTCCCGTAAGCTGTGATAGGTTCAGAGGAGCAATAAAATTAATTGTATCGCAATAGTAGGAATTAATAATGTGCGCTTTTGAGAGGTGGATATTGTTGGAACTTCAAGTAACGAACAGTCCTTTTAATCAGGAACAAGTGGAATTGCTGAATCGCTTACTGCCTACACTGACGGAATCCCAGCGGACGTGGCTGAGCGGCTTTATCGCGGCTTTGCAGGGAACGGCAGCCGCTGCGGCAGTTGCTGCTTCACCGCAAGCGAGCGCGGCGGCAGCCGTATCGGCACCGGTCGTGTCAGCTCCTAAAGAAGTCACCGTCCTATATGGGTCTCAGACGGGCAACGGTCATGGATTATCGAAAAAGTTATCGAAGAAGCTTGAAGAAGTCGGATTGCAGGTCACCATGTCCTCGATGAGCGATTTCAAGCCGAACAACCTGAAGAAATTACAGAATCTCCTCATTATTGTAAGTACGCACGGAGAGGGCGAACCGCCGGATAACGCGATTCCATTCTATGAGTTCCTGCATGGCAAGCGGGCACCTCAGGTGGAGAATCTTCAATATTCCGTACTGGCGCTGGGGGATACCTCGTATGAATTTTTCTGCCAAACGGGTAAAGATTTCGACAAGCGCCTCGAGGAACTGGGCGGTAAGCGGCTGACGCCAAGAGTAGACTGTGACGTGGATTTTGATGAATCGGCCGCGGAATGGATGAATCAGGTCCTCCTATCGTTGAATGAGGCCGGAGCGGGATCGTCCGCTGTTGAACATGTAAGCGCGGTAGCCCTGACCGACAGTACGGAATCGGAATATTCGAGAAGTAATCCGTTTCAAGCCGAGATCCTCGAAAATTTGAATTTGAACGGAAGAGGGTCTGAACGGGAAACTCGTCATATCGAAATATCGCTTGAAGGATCGAATCTGCAGTATGAGCCTGGCGACAGTTTAGGCATCTATCCGGAAAATCATCCGCAGCTGGTAGATGATCTCATCGCTGAAATGGGATGGAATGCAGACGAAGCGGTCGTTGTGAACAAAAGTGGCGAAGCGCGGACGCTGCGGGATGCCTTGCTCCGTCATTATGAAATCACGGTTCTCACGAAACCACTGATTGAACAGGCGGCTAAGCTGTCGGGGAGCGAAGAGCTTCGGAAACTGCTGGAGCCTGGACATGAGCAGGAACTTCGTGCCTATATCGAGGAACGGGATTTGCTGGATCTGGTACAGGATTATGGGCTGCAGCAAGTGGCGGCAAGCGATTTTGTATCCATTCTGCGCAAGATTCCGGCTCGTCTGTACTCGATCGCAAGCAGCTCCAAAGCGTTTCCGGATGAAGTCCATGTCACCGTTCGTACGGTCCGCTATGAAGCACACGGCCGCAACCGCTACGGGGTGTGCTCGGTACAATTGGCAGAACGACTGGAAGCTGGCGATTCATTGCCGGTATACATTCAGCATAACCCGAACTTTAAGCTCCCCGAGAATCCGGACACCCCGATTATTATGATTGGACCCGGCACGGGCGTGGCCCCTTTTCGGGCTTTCCTGGGGGAACGGGAAGAGACGGGCGCAGAAGGGAAATCGTGGCTGTTCTACGGCGATCAGCATTTCACGACGGACTTCCTCTACCAGATCGAGTGGCAGCGCTGGTTGAAGGATGGGGTGTTGACTCGCATGGATGTTGCCTTCTCACGGGATACGGACAAGAAAGTGTACGTGCAGCACCGGATGCTGGAGAGCAGCAAGGAGCTGTACCAGTGGCTCCAAGAAGGGGCTTGCGTATATGTCTGCGGCGATGAGAAAAAGATGGCTCATGACGTGCACTCCGCCCTGGGGTCCATTCTTGAGCAAGAAGGCGGGATGAGTCCGGAAGAAGCTGCGGAATATCTGACGCTCATGCAGCAACAGAAACGTTATCAGCGGGATGTGTATTGAGGTCATCCCTGTGGTTTTCGAGAGGAGAAAAGGAACATGTCTGATAATAACCTTGTATCACCGAATAGTGCGCCGCATAGCGATGTCGAGGACATCAAGCGTCGAAGCAATTATCTGCGGGGCAGTCTTGTAGAAACATTGGAGGATCGCATTACGGCATCGATTCCCGAAGACGATAACCGATTGATGAAATTCCACGGCAGCTATATGCAGGACGACCGGGACTTGCGAAACGAACGGCACAAGCAAAAGCTGGAGCCCGCTTATCAGTTCATGCTGCGCGTACGCGCAGCGGGCGGTGTCGTCACGCCGGAGCAATGGCTGATGATGGACCGCGTAGCCCAGAAGTATGCAAACGGCACGATTCGATTGACAACGCGTCAATCCTTCCAGCTCCACGGTGTATTGAAGTGGAATATGAAGAGCACCATTAAAGAAGTCAATGAAGCCATGCTTAGCACGTTGGCCGCTTGCGGTGACGTTAACCGTAATGTCATGTGCAATCCGAACCCCGATCAATCCGAAATTCATTCGGAGGTATACGAATGGGCACGCATGCTCAGCAGTCATCTCGATCCGCGTTCGCGTGCGTATCATGAGATTTGGCTTGACGGCGAGAAGATCGTGGACAGCACGCAGAATGGAGAGGAACAGGAGCCGATCTACGGCCCGGTGTACCTGCCGCGGAAATTCAAGATTGGGATGGCCGTGCCGCCTTCCAACGATGTCGATGTTTATTCCCAGGACCTCGGCTTCATAGCGATCGTGGAGGACGGCAAATTAAAAGGCTTTAACGTCTCGGTAGGCGGCGGCATGGGAATGACGCACGGTGATCCGCTAACCTATCCTCAAGTGGGGAAAGTCATCGGATTCTGCAAACCCGAGCAGATCGTGGACTTGGCCGAGAAAACGGTGACGATTCAGCGTGATTACGGAGACCGCGCAGTGCGCAAGCATGCTCGTTTCAAATATACGATTGATGACCGCGGAATCGATTGGTTCGTTAACGAGCTGACCAGCCGTCTGGGATGGAAGCTGGAGGAGGCAAAGCCGTTCCATTTCGATCATAACGGCGATCGTTACGGCTGGGTAAAAGGCAGCAACGGCAAATGGCATTTCACGCTGTTCATCCAGAACGGGCGCGTGAAAGACGATGCCGATTACCTGCTGATGACGGGTCTTCGCGAAATCGCCCAAATCCATAATGGCGATTTTCGATTGACGGCCAATCAGAATCTGATCATTGCCAATATCAGCAGCCACAAAAAGAAGAAGATTGAAGAACTCATCAAGCGTTACGGGCTGACGGACGGCCATCATTATTCTGCGCTGCGCAGAAATTCCATGGCATGCGTAGCCTTGCCGACTTGTGGATTGGCCATGGCCGAATCCGAGCGATATTTGCCGACGCTATTGGATAAAATCGATCCGATCCTGGAAGAGAACGGACTGAGCGAAGAGGACATCGTCATTCGAATGACAGGATGCCCGAACGGCTGTGCCAGACCGATGCTGGCCGAAATCGCGTTTATCGGTAAGGCACCGGGCAAATACAATATGTACCTGGGCGGCGGATTCTCCGGACACCGGCTAAACAAGCTTTATAAAGAGAACATCGGGGAGGCTGAGATTCTGGACTCCCTTCGCCAGATCATGAAGCAGTACGCAGAAGAACGCGAGATCGGCGAGCGCTTGGGCGATTATGTCATTCGCGCCGGTTACGTGAAGGAAGTATTGGACGGTCAACAATTTCACGCGTAATTCTACTAAGTTATTAACAAACCGGAGCCCTTCTTAAAGAAGAACTCCGGTTTGTTACGTTCATCGCACCTCATTGTCCGTCTCGCCCCATATTTCAAACCAAAGAGCCGCCTCTCGAAATGGGAGGCGGCTCTTTTTCGCTGCTCATTGCTCCAATACGCCGGCCGTGCTCGTTTTCTTTTTAAATAATGGGATCAGTAACGCCGATCCTGTGAGGAGCAAGAGTGCACTGACCGCATAGACGAAGAACAGGGACAGCTGGTCTTTGAGCAATCCTCCCAGCGACATGCCCAGCACCATCATGCCCATAAAGATCGGGGTAAGCGCGCCGCCCACCCGACCAATATATGGCCCCTCCGCATTGTTTAGGATCAGGGTGTTGATTCCAATGTGGATGGCGGGGTAGAAGAATCCGTTAAGCACCAGAAGCAGCAGCGTAAACATGATGTTTGTTGACCAGCCGATACCGAGGTTTCCGATAGCACTAACGGTCAGTCCGAGAGCCAGTAAGGTTTGAGGGGTTATTTTCTTGGCAAATGCCATGACGAATCCCCCTCCGACCAGCATCGCCGCCCCATTGACGGTTAACAGCCATTGCAAGAATGATTTATCCTGCCCGAGGTTCTCAATCGTCACAAAAATCGCGAGCGGCTGGATAAGTCCCGATGCCAAGCCAGCGGCGGCGAAGGTCGCACCTAGTGTTCGGAGCGTTTGATTACTCCATACATAACGAAGGCCTTCGATAAGTTCTTGCTGGAGGTTCTGGTGCTTGGATTGTGTCTCTTCCAGCATATCGCGAGGCAATAAAGTCAGAATCAAGCCAGAACCCAGAAATAAGGCGCCTGTGGCGATCAGCGATATTTCAATGCCGTACTTCTGGTATACAAATGCGCCTGCGATCGGGCCGATGACCGTAAAGAAGGCAACCATGGATTGAAACATGGCCATTACGGATTGCAGCTGTTCAGCGGGCACATGCTGTTTGAACAGCTTCATCGCCGAGGGCTGGGAAAATTGTGACACGGTGGCAGAGAAGAACGTGAGTACCAGCAATGCCTGCCACGACCCGTTATGAACGGCGATCAGCACGAGAAATGCCGATAACGCGGACAAAACATCCGAACGGACCATGGTACGTTTAGGACGCCAGCGGTCCGCGAAAGTACCGCCGATGAAGGCAAACAAGAAAATAGGGGCAAATTCGGCTACGGATATGAGAGATACATACACAGGATTATTGCCTGTCATGTCCGTAACGTATAACAGAATGGCGAAGTTGCGAACCCAAATGCCGAGGTTCAAGAGTACGCGTGAGAACACAACGGTTCGGACATACGGGTTGTTAAGCATCATGAATGATTCTCCTTTCGTGACCTGCATTGTGCAGGCCGGACATCGTAAAAAACAAGCGAATGCGCATTTCGTTGATTAATACATAGACATAATAATATTTTGTCTATAAATAATCAACATATATTTTGTGTTGTCTATAAATCGCTCGCCAAAAAGGCACTTCCCGCATCGGTTCATGCGCTTGAAGTGCCTTCGAACCTGATGATTATTACGGGTATGTGTCTATTTTCCGGATCTACGCTCTTAACCTTGTTCAAGGGACTTAATAGAGATATAATGGACAGGGGTATTTATTGAATACCGGCTTCAGATTCAATGATGAAAGAGAGTCGAAACGTATGGGCCGTAAATGGAATAATATTAAGGAAAAGAAAGCATCCAAGGATGCTAATACAAGTCGCGTATACGCGAAATTCGGTGTGGAAATTTATGTTGCCGCCAAAAAAGGCGAGCCGGATCCTGAATCCAACCGTGCGCTGAAGGTTGTACTAGAGCGTGCCAAAACATACAATGTGCCGAAAGCGATCATTGACCGCGCCCTGGATAAAGCCAAGGGCAGCGGGGACGAGAACTATGAAGAGCTTCGTTATGAAGGCTTCGGTCCGAACGGATCGATGATCATCGTCGATGCATTGACGAACAACGTCAATCGGACGGCGCCTGCCGTGCGCTCTGCCTTTAACAAGAACGGGGGCAATATGGGCGTCAGCGGTTCGGTGTCCTATATGTTTGATCCAACGGCCGTCATCGGAGTGGAAGGAAAGACGGCAGAGGAAGTCATGGATCTGCTGCTGGAAGCCGACCTGGATGTCCGCGACATCTTGGAAGAGGAAGAAGCCGTGATCGTTTACGCTGAACCGGATCAGTTCCATGCGGTTCAGGAAGCATTCAAAGCTGCTGGCATAACGGACTTTACCGTTGCCGAGCTGACGATGCTGGCACAGAATTTTGTGTCCCTGCCGGAAGAAGGACAGGCGCAGTTCGAGAAGCTGATCGACGCACTGGAAGACCTTGAGGATGTTCAGCAAGTCTATCACAACGTGGAGTTTGAGGAATAGTTGATACGGATCGATATCCTATTAAAAAACCATCGTATTCAGGAGTCCTGCGTACGATGGTTTTTTGCTGCATAGCTATTATTTTGGATTAACCCTTATTGGCCGGATTGAACAATGATGACTTCGGCCGAGGTGATGGCTGGAATGGACTTGGTCATGATAGGCGAGTGGTAGGCTACGACCTTCGCACCCGGCTTCAGTTCCGATTCCGTGCTGAGCCCCGCAATCACTTGCGTGTCTTCGGTAACGTTAAGAATGACGTCATTCTCCGTTGATTGGTCGGAGCCTACATTGATATACAGCTGGTCTTTGGTCGTGCGGTCGGATGCTGCAACGGTGCCTTCGATTTTGGGAGCGGTCGTTTCCGAAACCACGATCTTATCAGCGTGAGTCCGGGCAGGATAAATCAGGGTCATCACTTGGCTGTAATAGGCCTCGATGCGGAGATCTGCTTTCAAAGCTTCAGCCGTCAGCGGTTTACCCTTCGCATCGACGATCTCCGTATTCTCGTCTACGGTAAGGATGACGTAATTGACGCCGCCCGACTCCAGTGCCTGACCCATGACGGTGATTTTGTTATCTGCCTTGTCCGTAATGATTCCGTTCGTGCCGGCAGGTTCTTCTTGTACAGGCTCTTCTGCTTGGGCTTGAACCCGAATGTAGTTGGTTGACGATTGAGGCGGCATGCTTAACGCCACATAAGGTCCGTAGAAAGCGCGAATGCTCATGCCGGCTTCCAGGCCACCCGCATTGAGCTTGCTGCCGTCTGTATTGATGATTGTCGCTTTTGGATCCAGATGAAGCAGGATAGTCTCTTCACTGTCGTTGTACAGATTGGTACCCTCCACCAGAATGCCTTGCTTGGTTACCTCAGCGATGGTTCCATCAATACCCGCAAAGTCTTTATCCTGAACGATGATCGTAAGCGCTGAGCCTTGAGCAGGCAGACTCTTGGTGATGTTCGGGCCATAGAAGGCTTTAATTGCTTTGTTCTTGTCCACAATCGTTTGGAGTTGGACTTTGTTTCCTTTGGCATCGATGATTTTAGTGTCCTTGGAAATGGATAGCTTGATTTCTTGTTGATCGGTGGCACCGAGACCGCGGCCGGTGACCGTAATCCATTTGCCCGTTTTATCGTTTACGTATTCCGTTATATAACCCATGGTTCCAGGAACGCTTTTCTTTGCCTGATTCACGATGCTGCCTTGCCCCGTATGGACTGAAGCAGGAGGGGCGTCCTGTGCATTAGCGGCTGCCGGCAGTGCTGCCATCGCCAGAATTGTAGCGGTTGTTAATACTTTGTAGATTTTGTTCATGATAGGTATCCTCCAAGTGTAGATTATCCTAAAGGCTAGGATACAGCCAAGCCATGCGCGAATTGGTAAAATGTACTTGCTGCACCTCTATAGACGGGAGATCTGTAGAAATGTTGCAGCACGGGCGGAAAAACATGCTGAACGATTCCGTTATTTAACTAGAAGACGGGGGCAGCCATGGAACATATGAACTTGGAGCACGTGACAGATTTGTGCAAGCTGACGAACGAAAGTTTAGGCTTGCCTATGGTTATTGTAATCCGCACGATAGAATGAAATACTCGCTGACACCAGTCGGGATGTCGTTAACCGATCAAACCTTATCGGAAGCCTTCTTTATCACAGTGAATCGTTCAAGAATCGAGGGATGGATCCATGAATCTTCATGCACTCCGCATATTTAATGATGTGTCCAAAACGGGAAGCATTACGAAATCGGCCGGCAATCTAATGTTAAGCCAACCGGCCGTTACCGCCCAAATCCGCAATCTGGAGCGGGAACTCGGCTTGAAATTGATTGAGGCGAATGGGCGCAATATTCAATTGACAGAAGCCGGTGAAGCGTTGGCCGCGCATTCCCAGCGGTTATTTGCGATGGAAGCCGAGATGGAAGACATGATGCAAGCCATTAAATCTGGCCGGGAGGGAAGTTTGCGGATATGTGCGACGGAGCTGCCGGAGACCGCCTTGCTTCCCGGATGGCTGGTTGGATATAAACAACAGAATCCACGCATGGATGTGGAGCTGCTGAAAGGGAATTCCAACACAGCGCTGCAGCGATTACGGGATCATTCGGTACATATCTCGATCGTTTGCGGCAGTTGGTCCATAGAAGACGAGGTCATTGAGTCCTTTACGATTATGGAGGACGAATTGATTTTTGCCGTACCCGCAATTCATCGCCTAGCCGGCAGAGAAGTTACTCGATTCGAGCTTATGGAGGAGCCTTTTGTGCTGAGGGAGGAAGGGAGTTACACACGAAAACAGTTAATGTCTCTGATTGAGGCCTCAGGCATCCGGGGACCTCGTTCCTCCATCACGATAGAGGGGTTGAACGAAACCATTGAGGCGGTTAAAGCGGGTTACGGGGCTGCCCTGGTCCCGGCTCTATCCATCAAGACAGAGCTGGCTTCCGGCGAACTTAGCAAGGTAAAGGTAACAGGCGTAACGATCCCGCATCCCATACGGGTGTGTACCAAAAAGCTAGAAGCGATACCCGCACACATCCGTTCTTTTATTTCCTATATCCAGGCGGATATCCGCGAAAGACACTACGATATCCATGGATGATGAACGGCTCGCGCCTGATTCATCCATTTTTTTTATGAAACGAAGCGTAATCGGTATTATTCCTTTTTTATTATATAGGGTACACTCGGTTAAGCGGATGCTAGATCAGATGAGAAGGAGCGAGGTACATGCGACCATACCTTTTTGAACATTTGGAATTTGTACGTGCACAAACCTTGAATCTTGTAAGGGATATCCCGGATGATATGGCGGAATGGATTCCGAGCGGAATGAACAACCACGTGAAGTGGAATGCAGGACATATCTATTTGACGCTGGAACGGTTTACGTTCGGCGTGAATGGCGAGACCATGCACCTCCCCGAGCATTATACCGAGCTGTTCCAGACGGGCTCCAAACCAAGGGAGATCAACGCTTCATGGCCTTCCATGAGCGAACTTATCGAACGGCTTGAAGGTCAAGTCCAGTGGATCGAACAGAGGTACACAACACATCTGCAAGATACCGTCTTGTCTCCCTACACGACATCCAAAGGTTTAAAGTTATCCAAGATAGAAGAATTCTTAAGCTTCTGCTTATATCATGAAGGCATGCATTTTGATAAAATCAAATCGATATTAAGTCAA
Proteins encoded:
- a CDS encoding assimilatory sulfite reductase (NADPH) flavoprotein subunit, with the protein product MELQVTNSPFNQEQVELLNRLLPTLTESQRTWLSGFIAALQGTAAAAAVAASPQASAAAAVSAPVVSAPKEVTVLYGSQTGNGHGLSKKLSKKLEEVGLQVTMSSMSDFKPNNLKKLQNLLIIVSTHGEGEPPDNAIPFYEFLHGKRAPQVENLQYSVLALGDTSYEFFCQTGKDFDKRLEELGGKRLTPRVDCDVDFDESAAEWMNQVLLSLNEAGAGSSAVEHVSAVALTDSTESEYSRSNPFQAEILENLNLNGRGSERETRHIEISLEGSNLQYEPGDSLGIYPENHPQLVDDLIAEMGWNADEAVVVNKSGEARTLRDALLRHYEITVLTKPLIEQAAKLSGSEELRKLLEPGHEQELRAYIEERDLLDLVQDYGLQQVAASDFVSILRKIPARLYSIASSSKAFPDEVHVTVRTVRYEAHGRNRYGVCSVQLAERLEAGDSLPVYIQHNPNFKLPENPDTPIIMIGPGTGVAPFRAFLGEREETGAEGKSWLFYGDQHFTTDFLYQIEWQRWLKDGVLTRMDVAFSRDTDKKVYVQHRMLESSKELYQWLQEGACVYVCGDEKKMAHDVHSALGSILEQEGGMSPEEAAEYLTLMQQQKRYQRDVY
- a CDS encoding MFS transporter — translated: MMLNNPYVRTVVFSRVLLNLGIWVRNFAILLYVTDMTGNNPVYVSLISVAEFAPIFLFAFIGGTFADRWRPKRTMVRSDVLSALSAFLVLIAVHNGSWQALLVLTFFSATVSQFSQPSAMKLFKQHVPAEQLQSVMAMFQSMVAFFTVIGPIAGAFVYQKYGIEISLIATGALFLGSGLILTLLPRDMLEETQSKHQNLQQELIEGLRYVWSNQTLRTLGATFAAAGLASGLIQPLAIFVTIENLGQDKSFLQWLLTVNGAAMLVGGGFVMAFAKKITPQTLLALGLTVSAIGNLGIGWSTNIMFTLLLLVLNGFFYPAIHIGINTLILNNAEGPYIGRVGGALTPIFMGMMVLGMSLGGLLKDQLSLFFVYAVSALLLLTGSALLIPLFKKKTSTAGVLEQ
- a CDS encoding DinB family protein, encoding MRPYLFEHLEFVRAQTLNLVRDIPDDMAEWIPSGMNNHVKWNAGHIYLTLERFTFGVNGETMHLPEHYTELFQTGSKPREINASWPSMSELIERLEGQVQWIEQRYTTHLQDTVLSPYTTSKGLKLSKIEEFLSFCLYHEGMHFDKIKSILSQNIQ
- the cysI gene encoding assimilatory sulfite reductase (NADPH) hemoprotein subunit → MSDNNLVSPNSAPHSDVEDIKRRSNYLRGSLVETLEDRITASIPEDDNRLMKFHGSYMQDDRDLRNERHKQKLEPAYQFMLRVRAAGGVVTPEQWLMMDRVAQKYANGTIRLTTRQSFQLHGVLKWNMKSTIKEVNEAMLSTLAACGDVNRNVMCNPNPDQSEIHSEVYEWARMLSSHLDPRSRAYHEIWLDGEKIVDSTQNGEEQEPIYGPVYLPRKFKIGMAVPPSNDVDVYSQDLGFIAIVEDGKLKGFNVSVGGGMGMTHGDPLTYPQVGKVIGFCKPEQIVDLAEKTVTIQRDYGDRAVRKHARFKYTIDDRGIDWFVNELTSRLGWKLEEAKPFHFDHNGDRYGWVKGSNGKWHFTLFIQNGRVKDDADYLLMTGLREIAQIHNGDFRLTANQNLIIANISSHKKKKIEELIKRYGLTDGHHYSALRRNSMACVALPTCGLAMAESERYLPTLLDKIDPILEENGLSEEDIVIRMTGCPNGCARPMLAEIAFIGKAPGKYNMYLGGGFSGHRLNKLYKENIGEAEILDSLRQIMKQYAEEREIGERLGDYVIRAGYVKEVLDGQQFHA
- a CDS encoding LysR family transcriptional regulator, translating into MNLHALRIFNDVSKTGSITKSAGNLMLSQPAVTAQIRNLERELGLKLIEANGRNIQLTEAGEALAAHSQRLFAMEAEMEDMMQAIKSGREGSLRICATELPETALLPGWLVGYKQQNPRMDVELLKGNSNTALQRLRDHSVHISIVCGSWSIEDEVIESFTIMEDELIFAVPAIHRLAGREVTRFELMEEPFVLREEGSYTRKQLMSLIEASGIRGPRSSITIEGLNETIEAVKAGYGAALVPALSIKTELASGELSKVKVTGVTIPHPIRVCTKKLEAIPAHIRSFISYIQADIRERHYDIHG
- a CDS encoding peptidase, encoding MNKIYKVLTTATILAMAALPAAANAQDAPPASVHTGQGSIVNQAKKSVPGTMGYITEYVNDKTGKWITVTGRGLGATDQQEIKLSISKDTKIIDAKGNKVQLQTIVDKNKAIKAFYGPNITKSLPAQGSALTIIVQDKDFAGIDGTIAEVTKQGILVEGTNLYNDSEETILLHLDPKATIINTDGSKLNAGGLEAGMSIRAFYGPYVALSMPPQSSTNYIRVQAQAEEPVQEEPAGTNGIITDKADNKITVMGQALESGGVNYVILTVDENTEIVDAKGKPLTAEALKADLRIEAYYSQVMTLIYPARTHADKIVVSETTAPKIEGTVAASDRTTKDQLYINVGSDQSTENDVILNVTEDTQVIAGLSTESELKPGAKVVAYHSPIMTKSIPAITSAEVIIVQSGQ
- a CDS encoding YebC/PmpR family DNA-binding transcriptional regulator, coding for MGRKWNNIKEKKASKDANTSRVYAKFGVEIYVAAKKGEPDPESNRALKVVLERAKTYNVPKAIIDRALDKAKGSGDENYEELRYEGFGPNGSMIIVDALTNNVNRTAPAVRSAFNKNGGNMGVSGSVSYMFDPTAVIGVEGKTAEEVMDLLLEADLDVRDILEEEEAVIVYAEPDQFHAVQEAFKAAGITDFTVAELTMLAQNFVSLPEEGQAQFEKLIDALEDLEDVQQVYHNVEFEE